Proteins from a single region of Paramormyrops kingsleyae isolate MSU_618 chromosome 9, PKINGS_0.4, whole genome shotgun sequence:
- the LOC111850403 gene encoding uncharacterized protein, translating to MAASEIVEESEATEPLFKQYKANEVLEIKKPRLHNLLEKQPMSMGAFQTICGITIFGLGIVTATSQVVTLGILLRVAILTGILFFFSGLLSFLLYKFPAFLQVSYVVNIGSFLVAGIGVILLSVDIYFWNSRQGEACWRLQQYSSYSYTQESREYKECNEYKGVIHVQGIILGVTLVEMIVTAVLLYLLHVERNREKDRAVE from the exons ATGGCCGCGTCTGAAATTGTAGAAGAGTCTGAGGCGACAGAGCCACTGTTTAAGCAGTACAAAGCAAATGAGGTCCTCGAGATCAAGAAGCCTCGTTTGCACAACCTGCTAGAGAAACAGCCCATGTCTATGGGG GCTTTTCAGACTATATGCGGCATCACGATTTTTGGACTTGGGATTGTAACAGCTACTTCGCAAGTGGTGACTTTGGGAATCCTGCTCAGAGTGGCAATTCTCACCGGGATTCTG TTTTTCTTTTCTGGATTATTGTCTTTCCTGCTGTACAAATTCCCTGCATTCCTACAG GTCTCCTATGTTGTTAATATTGGCAGTTTCCTGGTTGCTGGGATTGGTGTCATACTGTTGTCCGTTGATATTTACTTCTGGAATTCAAGACAG GGGGAAGCCTGTTGGAGACTGCAACAATATTCAAGCTACTCATATACACAGGAAAGCCGGGAATATAAGGAGTGTAATGAGTATAAG GGGGTCATTCATGTGCAAGGGATCATCCTGGGCGTAACGCTGGTGGAGATGATCGTCACCGCTGTTCTTCTGTACCTGCTGCACGTGGAGCGCAATAGGGAGAAAGACAGAGCTGTGGAGTAG